One region of Halanaerobiales bacterium genomic DNA includes:
- a CDS encoding ECF transporter S component — MSRKNIKKIFEDFNLKEAGARIIAYLALFIAFTAVGTYFHIPGPSSSYFNLGEVSIYIIALVFGAKAGGIAGALGSSLVDVMLGYSIWAPFTFVIKGLEGYVVGKISKEGSWIRNILAIIAGGNIMVIGYAITKGFLISWAAVLPEIGIDYAQMLIGGVVALPIAHKINAYLRNS; from the coding sequence ATGTCACGAAAAAACATTAAAAAAATTTTTGAAGATTTCAATTTAAAAGAGGCAGGTGCTCGGATTATTGCTTACCTGGCTCTTTTTATTGCTTTTACAGCTGTAGGTACTTATTTTCATATACCAGGACCCAGCTCTTCCTATTTTAATTTAGGTGAAGTTTCAATTTACATTATTGCTTTAGTTTTTGGTGCAAAAGCAGGAGGGATTGCAGGAGCATTAGGTTCATCTTTAGTAGATGTTATGCTTGGATATTCGATATGGGCTCCTTTTACTTTTGTAATTAAAGGTCTTGAAGGCTATGTAGTCGGTAAGATAAGTAAAGAAGGAAGTTGGATTCGTAATATTTTAGCCATAATCGCTGGTGGAAATATCATGGTAATAGGTTATGCAATTACAAAAGGATTTTTAATAAGTTGGGCAGCTGTATTACCTGAGATAGGTATTGATTATGCTCAAATGCTTATTGGCGGGGTAGTTGCTTTACCTATTGCACACAAAATTAATGCTTATCTAAGAAATTCATGA
- a CDS encoding AIR synthase family protein, which yields MKAGKIGVKKLSNTILNQITHHRKDVLLGAQIGEDSAVVDFGENSLVISSDPITGAAQNAGYLAVNVACNDLASTGATPIGVEVVLLLPTGTTEEKTIKIMKEIDSSAQEIDVEVLGGHTEVLDLVTEPIIVVTAIGKVKKGRHIPTSKAKAGDDIILTKGAGIEGTYILANDFENKLIKKNINKEILDSAKKFKNKISVITEGEIAAELMANALHDITEGGLYGGVKEMALASNLGYKIYKDKVIVNKETAEITKLLELDPLGLISSGSMLIAASNGEEILRKLNEKGIKGSIIGKFTADKNYILYKKGKKVNIEKERKDELWRFLEKN from the coding sequence ATGAAGGCAGGAAAAATTGGAGTAAAAAAACTTTCGAATACTATTTTAAATCAAATTACTCATCATAGAAAAGATGTTCTATTAGGAGCTCAAATTGGAGAGGATAGTGCTGTAGTTGATTTTGGAGAAAATTCTTTAGTAATTTCCTCTGATCCCATTACAGGAGCAGCCCAAAATGCTGGATACCTGGCAGTAAATGTTGCCTGTAATGATCTGGCAAGTACAGGAGCTACTCCTATTGGAGTTGAAGTAGTATTATTACTTCCAACTGGTACTACAGAAGAAAAAACTATAAAAATAATGAAAGAAATTGATTCATCTGCTCAGGAAATAGATGTAGAGGTTTTAGGGGGGCATACTGAGGTCCTTGATTTAGTTACTGAACCTATAATTGTGGTAACAGCTATAGGAAAAGTTAAAAAAGGGAGACATATCCCTACTTCTAAGGCAAAAGCTGGTGATGATATTATATTAACCAAAGGAGCAGGTATCGAAGGTACATACATATTAGCTAATGATTTTGAAAATAAATTGATTAAAAAAAATATTAATAAAGAAATCCTTGATTCTGCAAAAAAATTCAAAAATAAAATTAGTGTTATAACAGAGGGTGAAATAGCTGCTGAACTTATGGCTAATGCACTTCATGACATAACAGAAGGTGGATTATACGGGGGAGTAAAAGAAATGGCATTAGCTTCGAATCTAGGATATAAAATATACAAAGATAAGGTTATTGTTAATAAAGAAACTGCAGAAATAACTAAACTTTTAGAGTTAGATCCTTTAGGTTTGATATCTTCTGGTAGTATGTTGATAGCAGCTTCAAATGGAGAAGAAATACTTCGTAAACTTAATGAGAAAGGTATTAAAGGTTCTATAATTGGTAAATTTACAGCAGATAAAAATTATATTTTATATAAAAAGGGTAAAAAAGTTAATATAGAAAAAGAAAGAAAAGATGAGTTATGGAGATTTCTGGAAAAAAATTAA
- a CDS encoding SpoVG family protein has protein sequence MQITDVRVYLSSRNGPTKAYVNLTLDEVFVIRGIKVVEGKNGTFVSMPSRRLRDGDFQDICFPITAELREEIKTEVIDCYEKEIA, from the coding sequence ATGCAAATTACTGATGTGAGGGTGTATTTATCCAGTCGTAATGGGCCGACAAAAGCTTATGTTAACCTAACTTTGGATGAAGTCTTTGTGATTAGGGGTATCAAGGTGGTTGAAGGGAAAAATGGAACTTTTGTTTCCATGCCCTCGCGGAGATTACGTGATGGGGATTTTCAAGATATTTGTTTTCCAATAACTGCAGAACTAAGAGAAGAAATTAAAACTGAAGTAATTGATTGTTATGAAAAAGAAATAGCTTAA
- the glmU gene encoding bifunctional UDP-N-acetylglucosamine diphosphorylase/glucosamine-1-phosphate N-acetyltransferase GlmU, with the protein MEDLLTIILAAGKGTRMKSDKTKVLHQIAGKEMVKHVIETVEDLNSKIVSVIGYQSEKVKDNLNDYNLDFVKQEKQLGTAHAVMQAKKEIKKHEGPVIVLYGDIPLLKSSTLKKMIKKHKTDKAALSVLTAELDDPTDYGRIVKDKNNEIVKIVEEDDATNIEKEIKEINSGVYCFDSDLLVESLENIDCDNAQNEYYLTDAVDYIKNKGYKVIPVMIEDNEEIIGVNDRKGLAEAEKVLRSRINEELMENGVTIIDPATTYIDKEVEIAKDTIIYPFTYIEENTVIGKNSTIGPNNRLVDAKIGSNVELKANCQIWKSVIGDHCIVGPFAYIRPGCKIADQVKVGDFVELKKAQVGEKTKIPHLSYVGDAKIGEKTNIGAGTIFANYDGKNKHKTEIGDSVFIGSNSTLVAPIKVNNRGMTGAGSVVTKDVDEDAVVLGVPARVHSKKINN; encoded by the coding sequence ATGGAAGATCTTTTAACAATTATTCTTGCTGCTGGAAAAGGTACCAGAATGAAATCTGATAAAACAAAGGTTTTGCACCAAATTGCTGGCAAAGAAATGGTTAAACATGTAATTGAGACTGTTGAGGATTTGAATTCTAAAATAGTATCAGTTATTGGTTATCAATCTGAAAAAGTTAAAGATAATCTTAATGATTATAATCTTGATTTTGTAAAACAGGAAAAGCAACTAGGAACAGCTCATGCAGTTATGCAGGCCAAAAAAGAGATAAAAAAACATGAAGGACCGGTAATAGTTTTATATGGTGATATTCCTTTACTTAAAAGCTCTACTCTAAAAAAAATGATTAAAAAGCATAAAACAGATAAAGCAGCTTTATCTGTTTTAACTGCAGAATTAGATGACCCTACAGATTATGGAAGAATAGTAAAAGATAAAAATAATGAAATAGTAAAAATAGTTGAAGAGGATGATGCCACTAATATAGAAAAAGAAATAAAAGAAATTAATAGTGGAGTATATTGTTTTGATAGTGATTTATTAGTCGAATCACTTGAAAATATTGATTGTGATAATGCTCAAAATGAGTATTATTTAACAGATGCAGTAGATTATATAAAAAATAAAGGTTATAAAGTAATTCCTGTAATGATTGAGGATAATGAAGAAATTATAGGTGTAAATGATAGGAAGGGACTGGCTGAAGCAGAAAAAGTGTTAAGAAGTAGGATTAATGAAGAATTAATGGAAAATGGAGTAACGATTATTGATCCAGCTACAACTTATATTGATAAAGAAGTCGAAATAGCAAAAGATACGATTATTTATCCCTTTACATATATTGAAGAAAATACTGTTATAGGTAAAAATTCTACTATTGGCCCTAATAATAGGCTTGTTGATGCAAAAATAGGTAGTAATGTTGAGTTAAAAGCTAATTGTCAGATCTGGAAAAGTGTAATTGGTGATCATTGTATTGTTGGTCCATTTGCTTATATACGCCCAGGTTGCAAAATAGCTGATCAGGTTAAGGTAGGTGATTTTGTTGAATTGAAGAAAGCACAGGTAGGGGAAAAAACTAAAATTCCTCATTTAAGCTATGTTGGTGATGCTAAAATTGGAGAAAAAACCAATATTGGTGCAGGGACAATTTTTGCAAATTATGATGGTAAAAACAAGCATAAAACAGAAATTGGAGATTCTGTTTTTATAGGCAGCAATTCCACTTTAGTGGCTCCTATAAAAGTTAATAATAGAGGAATGACAGGTGCAGGCTCTGTAGTAACAAAAGATGTAGATGAAGATGCAGTAGTTTTGGGAGTTCCGGCCCGAGTTCATTCTAAAAAAATAAATAATTGA
- a CDS encoding ribose-phosphate pyrophosphokinase yields MSAYTDRLKIFTGNSHPQLAKDICDYLGTELVSAKIGRFEDGEISVRIDETVRGADVFVIQPTMPPVNENIMELLVMIDALRRASARRISAVVPYYGYARQDRKAEPRAPITAKLVANLLATSGADRVVSIDLHAPQIQGFFDIPVDHLYAAPLMIDYFRKKEIENMTAVSPDVGAVKRVRSIAQALDIPMAIIDKRRPKPNVAEVMNIIGDVEGRNVILFDDIIDTAGTMSEAARVLKKKGAANVYASATHALFSGPAVERLKNAPFKEIVVTNTIKTKGEKELDNLKTLSVASLLGEAIDRIYKDLSVSVLFD; encoded by the coding sequence ATGTCAGCTTATACTGATAGATTAAAAATCTTTACAGGTAATTCTCACCCTCAACTGGCAAAAGATATTTGTGACTATTTAGGTACTGAATTAGTAAGTGCAAAAATAGGTCGATTTGAAGATGGAGAAATAAGTGTTAGAATTGATGAAACAGTAAGAGGAGCAGATGTGTTTGTAATCCAGCCCACAATGCCTCCAGTTAATGAAAATATTATGGAATTATTGGTTATGATTGATGCTTTAAGAAGAGCTTCAGCTCGCAGAATTTCAGCTGTGGTACCTTATTATGGTTATGCTCGTCAGGATAGAAAAGCTGAACCAAGGGCACCAATTACAGCTAAACTTGTCGCCAATTTACTTGCAACTTCAGGAGCAGATCGTGTTGTCTCAATTGATTTACACGCTCCTCAAATTCAGGGATTTTTTGATATTCCAGTAGATCACCTTTATGCTGCACCATTAATGATTGATTATTTCAGAAAAAAAGAAATAGAAAATATGACAGCAGTATCACCTGATGTAGGAGCAGTAAAAAGGGTTAGAAGTATTGCTCAGGCTCTTGATATACCAATGGCAATAATTGATAAAAGGAGACCCAAACCTAATGTTGCAGAAGTAATGAATATTATTGGTGATGTAGAAGGAAGGAATGTTATATTATTTGATGATATAATAGATACAGCCGGTACAATGTCTGAAGCAGCTAGAGTGTTAAAGAAAAAAGGAGCAGCAAATGTTTATGCTTCAGCTACTCATGCTCTTTTTTCTGGACCTGCTGTAGAAAGATTAAAAAATGCTCCCTTCAAAGAAATTGTAGTTACTAATACAATAAAGACTAAAGGAGAAAAAGAATTAGATAATTTAAAAACATTATCTGTTGCTTCTTTGTTAGGAGAAGCTATTGATAGAATTTATAAAGATTTATCTGTAAGTGTTTTATTTGACTAA
- a CDS encoding 50S ribosomal protein L25 — MERYEITVEAREETGKGTARKLRREGKVPGVIYGKNKDPKPLVIDPLDVNKRLLGNAIFDVTIIDGDQKEDELAIIKDYQKDVIKDDLLHVDFQLISMDEKIAVTVPIKIEGSAPGVQEGGVLQKLMRQVEIESFPGDIPDEVVVNIDELTMGDSLQVGDLEVADSIDILSPAGNVIVTVVPPSEEITEEVEEELEEEFIEPEVIGEAEEEEEELEEGEEEYEPEE, encoded by the coding sequence ATGGAAAGGTATGAAATAACTGTTGAAGCAAGGGAGGAAACTGGTAAGGGAACAGCCCGCAAACTCAGAAGAGAGGGCAAGGTTCCAGGGGTTATATACGGAAAGAATAAAGACCCTAAACCACTTGTGATTGATCCCCTTGATGTTAATAAGCGTTTATTGGGTAATGCTATTTTTGATGTTACTATTATTGATGGTGATCAAAAGGAAGATGAATTAGCAATAATTAAAGATTATCAAAAAGATGTTATAAAAGATGATCTTTTACATGTAGATTTCCAACTTATTTCCATGGATGAAAAAATTGCAGTTACTGTTCCAATTAAAATTGAAGGTAGTGCTCCAGGAGTTCAAGAAGGTGGAGTTTTACAGAAATTAATGCGTCAGGTAGAAATAGAGTCTTTCCCAGGAGATATTCCTGATGAAGTAGTAGTTAATATTGATGAATTAACAATGGGTGATTCTTTACAGGTAGGAGACTTAGAAGTAGCGGATAGTATTGATATTTTAAGTCCTGCAGGTAATGTTATTGTTACTGTTGTTCCACCTAGTGAAGAAATTACTGAAGAAGTTGAAGAAGAACTTGAAGAAGAATTCATTGAACCAGAAGTTATTGGTGAAGCTGAAGAAGAGGAAGAAGAACTCGAAGAAGGCGAAGAAGAATACGAACCAGAAGAGTAA
- the pth gene encoding aminoacyl-tRNA hydrolase, with protein MKLIIGLGNPGEKYAKTRHNIGFRAISKLAKEFSIKADQLKCHSLVGEGFYNNEKIILAQPLTYMNKSGKAVKSLLNEYDLKLEDIIIIYDDLDLDIGEIRIKRKGSSGGHNGLKSIINNLKSKDFIRIRIGIGRPPTGFDIAKYVLDYFNDEEEMVIQETLVEIVEAVKVIKNDSVEKAMNNHN; from the coding sequence ATGAAACTTATTATAGGTTTGGGAAATCCAGGGGAAAAATATGCCAAAACAAGACATAATATAGGTTTTAGAGCCATTTCAAAATTGGCTAAAGAATTTTCTATTAAAGCTGATCAGTTAAAATGCCATTCATTAGTAGGTGAAGGTTTTTATAATAATGAAAAAATAATTTTAGCTCAACCATTAACCTATATGAATAAGAGTGGTAAAGCTGTAAAATCTCTTTTAAATGAATATGATCTAAAATTAGAGGACATTATAATAATCTATGATGATCTTGATCTGGATATAGGTGAGATTAGGATTAAAAGAAAAGGGAGCAGTGGAGGACATAATGGACTAAAATCTATAATTAATAATCTTAAAAGCAAAGATTTTATAAGAATAAGGATTGGCATAGGAAGACCTCCAACTGGATTTGATATTGCAAAGTATGTTCTTGATTATTTTAATGATGAAGAAGAAATGGTTATACAGGAAACTTTAGTTGAGATTGTAGAAGCTGTAAAAGTTATAAAAAATGATTCAGTGGAAAAAGCTATGAATAATCATAATTAA